A region of the Candidatus Rokuibacteriota bacterium genome:
CAGACGCGCAGCCTCGCCCTCGAGGGGCGCGTCGCGAACGCCGACGGCCGGCTCCGTCCGGGCTTCTTCGCGAAGGGCGTCGTCCTCACCCGGACGGACGCCGCGGTGGCCTTCGTCCCCGCCGAGGCGGTGGTCTACTTCGTCGGCATCAGCAAGGTCTTCGTGGTCGTCGGCAGCAAGGTGGAGGAGCGCCTGGTCAAGACCGGGGCCCGCCAGGGTGCGCTCGTCGAGATCGTGGAGGGCGTGCGGGTGGGGGACACCGTCGCGACGACCAATCTCGCCCAGCTCTTCAACGGCGCCCCGGTGACGCTCGTGGACGACAGGATCCGCCGGTAGTGGGCTTCCTCGAGGTCTTCGTCCGCCGGCCCGTCCTGACGACCATGGTCATCGCCACCATGGTCGTCCTCGGGCTCGCCTCCTTCGCCCAGCTCGGCGTGGACATCTTTCCCAAGATTGATCTGCCCACCATCACGATCACGACGCGGCTGCCAGGCGCCTCCCCCGAGGAGATCGAGAGCCAGATCACCAAGCCGATCGAGGAGGTCATCAACACGATCAGCGGGCTCGACGAGCTCCGCTCCTCCACCATCGAGGGACAGTCCCAGGTCTTCGCGACCTTCGTGCTCGAGCGGAGCGTCCAGGAGGCTGCCAACGACGTCCGCGAGAAGGTGGGCACGATCCTGGGGCGCCTGCCGGCCGGGACCGAGTCGCCCATCGTCGAGAAGGTGGACCCGGACTCCGCGCCGGTGCTGGCGCTCGTGGTCTCCGGGCAGCGCTCGGCGCGCGAGATCACCGAGATCGCCGACAAGCGCGTCAAGCGCGCGCTCGAGACGGTGAAGGACGTGGGCGCCATCACGCTCGTTGGCGACCGCAAGCGGGAGATCCAGATCCGCGTGGATCCGGACAAGCTCACAGCCTTCACCCTGTCGATCCAGCAGATCAGGGAGGGCCTCCTCCGCCAGAACGTGGAGATCCCGGGCGGCCGGCTGACGGCCGGGACGAGCGAGGAAGGGCTGCGCACGCTCGGGCGCATCGAGTCCGTGGAGGCCTTCAACGACCTCATCGTCGCCGACTTCAAGGGCAGCCCGGTCCGGGTCCGGGACGTGGCCAGCGTGGTGGACGGCGAGGAGGAGCCGCGGACCCTGTCGCGGCTGAACGGGGAAAACGCCGTCTCCCTGCTCATCCGGAAGCAGTCGGGGACCAACACGGTGGCGGTGGTCGAGGCCGTCAAGCGGCGGCTCCAGGAGGTCCAGAAGGGGCTCCCCCAGGACATCAAGTTCGAGGTGGTCCGGGATCTGTCGAAGTTCATCAAGCGCTCCTTCGAGGAGGTCCAGGACCACCTCCTGCTGGGCGGGCTCCTCGCGAGCCTCATCGTGGCCGCCTTCATCGGCAGGCTCACGTGGTGGGAGCGCACGGTGCTCGCCGCCATCGTCGCCGCCGTGGCCACGGCATTCCTCCAGGGCACCCCCGGGCTGCTCATCACGGTGACGGGCCTGGCCATCGTGGCCACCATGATCTTCTTCCTGTCGGTGCGGAAGCTCCGCCCGGCCTTCGTGGCCGCGGTGGCCATCCCCACCTCGATCATCGCCACCTTCACCGCCATGCGCGTGGCCGGCTTCACGCTCAACAACCTCACGATGCTCGGCCTGTCGCTCTCCACCGGCATCGTGATCGACGACGCGATCATCGTGCTCGAGAACATCTTCCGGCACACGGAGGAGGAGCGGCGGCCGCCCTTCGAGGCGGCCATCACGGGGACCCGGGAGATCTCCCTCGCCGTCACGACCACCACGATCTCCCTCGTGGTGATCTTCCTGCCCGTGGCCTTCATGGGCGGGCTCGTCGGGAAGTTCTGGAATTCCTTCGGGCTCACCACCACCTTCGCCATCCTGACGTCGCTGGTGGTCGCCTTCACGCTCACGCCCATGCTCGCCGCCCGCGTGCTGGCGGCGGGCGCGAGCCACGACGGCCACGGGCCCGCGCACGCGCAGCCGCCCGGGGCCGGCCCGGCCTCGAAGGCGGCCGGCTTCTAC
Encoded here:
- a CDS encoding efflux RND transporter permease subunit, with translation MGFLEVFVRRPVLTTMVIATMVVLGLASFAQLGVDIFPKIDLPTITITTRLPGASPEEIESQITKPIEEVINTISGLDELRSSTIEGQSQVFATFVLERSVQEAANDVREKVGTILGRLPAGTESPIVEKVDPDSAPVLALVVSGQRSAREITEIADKRVKRALETVKDVGAITLVGDRKREIQIRVDPDKLTAFTLSIQQIREGLLRQNVEIPGGRLTAGTSEEGLRTLGRIESVEAFNDLIVADFKGSPVRVRDVASVVDGEEEPRTLSRLNGENAVSLLIRKQSGTNTVAVVEAVKRRLQEVQKGLPQDIKFEVVRDLSKFIKRSFEEVQDHLLLGGLLASLIVAAFIGRLTWWERTVLAAIVAAVATAFLQGTPGLLITVTGLAIVATMIFFLSVRKLRPAFVAAVAIPTSIIATFTAMRVAGFTLNNLTMLGLSLSTGIVIDDAIIVLENIFRHTEEERRPPFEAAITGTREISLAVTTTTISLVVIFLPVAFMGGLVGKFWNSFGLTTTFAILTSLVVAFTLTPMLAARVLAAGASHDGHGPAHAQPPGAGPASKAAGFYRAMETAYETALGWCLGHRALCLLAGGTILVGGYFLLIHSKLDFVVDDDMSEFEVVAEAPSGSSIARSAEVSRAMEAEIRKVPEVVTLFTTIGVRGQHQSNVTDISIYVGLQHLSERRRSQIDLMQDVRRRLAAFPGLRISVQNISLIGGGGFRQTPFNLILRGPDLAGLERQAAGVIAALKTRPGFVDLDTAQALRQPEVQVTIDRQKASDLGVRVDTVAATLRTLVGGEKVGFYREAGEQYDIRLRLAEDYRKDAAGLPTLMVPGSAGSLVKLSNVTTLGAGMSPGQIERYAQERSITIISNLYDKPLADAYKDAYAAVAAQRMPSEYGIQTSGRGKLLQESIQNFFIAFVLSLAFIYIVLAAQFESFVHPLTIMVSMFLAIPFGVLTLMIVGKTLNIYSIMGLFLLMGVVKKNAILQVDYTNVLRERGLPRAEAQLQADRARLRPILMTTLAIMAGMLPVALGRGDGAASRASLATVVVGGQALCLIVTLLMTPVIYSTFDDLRGKRAFSWVRFPRWKALLAGRLAWGSSRTSPGTVRR